CACAAATTGATCTCCGTCAAGCATATCCGGAACATTAGCAGCGGTATTTACTCCAAAAGTAGCATCATAACTAAACTGTGTTCTCCCTTCAATTCCGTTTTTAGTAGTGATAATAACCACACCATTAGCCCCTCTGGCTCCATAAATAGCGGTAGCTGATGCATCTTTTAGAATATCCATTTGCTGAATATCAGCAGGATTCAAAATATTGATATCATCAAAAAATACTCCATCAACTACATATAATGGCTTAGAAAGGTCATCAGCAAGGTTATCACTTAATCCATCACGCGATTCGTTGGTATTCTGAATTACAGTGTTACCTCTAATGTCAATAGATAATGGTGCACCTGGCTTATTGTTAGTAGTTCTTACATCCACACCAGCCACACGGCCTTGTAAAGCCTGCCCCAAATCCGTTTTCTTTTGTGAGGTAAGCTCTCTATTACCTAAAGATGCTACGGCTCCTGTCAAATCCGTCCTTTTTACCGTACCATAACCAATAACCACAATCTCTTCAAGGTTAGCGGCATCTTCTATCATTTCGACATTTAATGAAGATTGACCAGAATATGTAATATTCTGAGATTCATATCCTATAAATGAAAATGTAAGAACGTCACCATTCTTTATGCCAATTTGAAATTTACCTTCAGAATTGGTAGATGTACCCGTTGTGGTTCCCTGCTTTACCACGTTAACCCCAGGAATGGGCATATTTTGATTATCCACTACTACACCAGAAACCGTATTCTGTGCATAAGCCAATGATGTAAAACTTACAGCAATGGCAATTAATAAAAGTTTAAGTTTCTCCATATTTAAAGAGGTTTCGTTGTTAGTTAAGTTATTTTTATTCTTGCTATTATTCAAGAGATAAAAGATTTCTCAAAAGTATAGAGCGAAGCCATTTTCGAGATGGACATTTTATTCAAAAACATGGATATATGGACATTTTCTGGTCTTTTTCTAAGAACTCGTATGAGCAGAATCAGCATATACGCCTATGTCGACCGCATTAACACATCTTCAATTCTAGGGAAACACATTTGCAATTTTCTCGAAGAACGCTCCTTTAATAGTTCGACCAATTGACTTATCAACTGAGACAGACGGCATTTCAAAAGACTGCCTCAAAAGGGTAGTCTCTTTTTCGATTGCTGAGGCCAATAAATTTTATACAAACAGAATTATCATCAATACTACATATGCAACGGTGCACGCTTTAATCAGTTAAACGTGATAGCAGATGCTCAGTTAGCAGGAGACTTTATCAGCCTATGTTATGAGGCTAGAAACCATGATTGGTATTTTGGAAGCTAGAAAAAAGCCAGCTTTATAACTTTAAGTCAAAATCTATTTGAAATTAAGCCAAACCGAAATTTTGGAAACTTCCCAAAAAGGCAAACGGATATATCAGCATTAACTTTTAACCTGAGTTGATATAAAAATTAAAAATAAGACCCCGCAGGGGGCACATATTAATAACCGTGGGTGTGAACCCACGGTTAAAGTGAGCTAAGTGCCTCAGACTTGGCGTTTTTTGCCCTTAAAGCAAAAAGTGTACAAATTAGCCTTGAGCCTTTCTTGGTCGAACTGAGCTTTTAATAAAGTATGTCTAGCTTAAGCTGCTGCTCTACTTTTATAATTCCTGAGTTAGTTACCACGTTTTCACTGTGATGATTGTTCTTTTCACCCCAAAGCAGAGCAATCAACTTTACTTGATTATTTCGGAATGTATTTCCTGAGATATCAACATTGATAATACCTCTAGTTTTAAGTAATTGACCACTCTTTTCGCTAGACCCACATTTTTCAAAAGAGCTATCAAGCACTCTCAAATATCCACCAATGGTAGATTCGTCATAACCGCCTCTATAAAAATTGATAACGTTTTGACCAATATTAGTAAACTTACAGTTTTCAAAAGTTACCATCTCCGCATTATAGTCACCTTTTTCGTCTGCAGCCAGTACTATACCATTATTACAGTTTTGGATGTTTGAATTACTAACAGTAATAGAATCAGCAAAAGAGCCTTTTGAAGCTCTCAAAACATAGTCAAAGCCATCTATATCACAGTTATTTAGAAATAAATAATAGGCCGAAGACATATTTTCAGCTAAGGGAGCAAAAGCCAATTGATTCTTTTCTCCTTTTATACTAATGTTATCAAGCTTGATTATTCCCTTAGGATTCATCTCAAAAGCAGGTGTGTTTGCCGCTCCTTTATAGATTAACTGAGCCTTATTTTCCCCTTTTCTTCTAAGCGTGATTTCTTTATCAATTTTCAGTGGAGCGTCTAGTAAATAAACTTCATCACTTAAGTCTATTATATCTCCACTTTTAGCAGAAGCTATAGTTTTAGCAAGTTCACCAGCAGCAGAAGTCGCACTTAGCATATTAGGTACAGTGGGTACTTTGTCCGTTGAATACCAATCAGGTCCGTATTTCTTCTTATCTATTACAAAACCCTCAGCGGTTGTTAAATTATTAATGGCACCCACCCTACTTTTCTCAGCTCTAGAATCTCCAAAGAGGTCTTTTTCAATTCTCTTAAAATCATAACCCGCGAAAGTATCGTCTAAGAATAAGTTCTGAGACTCTAAGGGAGCATAAAGCCATTCATTCACCCGCTTCATGGCCACATGCTCATTTCTCAAGACCCCATAATCTGAGTATACACTTCCATTATTATCTAAGATGTTATTCTTAAACAAAATGCCGTCTATTTCATCATGCTTGGCTATAGGAGATGCATCCTCTTTGGTATTATAAATAAGATTATTCGCCAACGTGGTACGAATAGGTGGTAAAGAACGAATTTCACTTGCAGGCAATACGCCAGCACTTGCTCTATTTTGTCCAACGCCTAACTGCCATGGAGATTTACAATCTACCCACGTATTATAGGCAATCACGGCATCCGTCACCTGCTTATATCTGTTCAGAATAGAGTTTGGAATTCCGTTCATTAAAGCAATAGGACTTCTAAACTCTTCTCCTCTTATTTTGTAGAAATAGTTATTGGTAATCCAGTGCCCTGTATTCACAATTCTTATACCTCCATAAAATGGAGAATCGTCTCCTCCAATAAAAATATTACCATCAACCGTTCCGTAATTGGCATGCCTTAACACCAGTGAGCCTTCACATTTATAAAAAATATTGTTCCTGAAAGTATTGTAATCGGCCTTATCAGACACTATTTCTACTTCCCCATTACAGGCATCAAAGAAGTTATTTGAAACATTGACATAACCTGGTGTCATCTGTGGGTTTCCCATACGCACCGTCTCTCCTCTTGGTCCTCCTTTTCTAGGACGCGGCCCAAAGTAATTATAAACTATCTGATGATGATTATTTGTATTTTCATTGCCGGTATGGTAAACCATCAATGTATTTCCATCGTTTGATTTTCCCGCTATATAGCAGTGGTCCATCTGATTATGCCTGCCGTAAAACTCAACCCATCTATCACTTGTCAACCTACTAGGCTGCGTAAAACCATCAATCACACAATTTGTCACTGTACTATGATTGGCAACACTGTCTTCTCCTATTTTGTATCGAATAATCCCTGAAGAAGGCGTATATCCATTTCTAAAATACAAACCGCTAACTAAAAGGTTTTCTCCTCCAAGATGAAGGTAAGATTGTCCTTCAATAAAGACCTCTCCGGGAGTTTCGGCTCTTAGCGAAATAGGCTGTTCTTTTGTGCCTATACCATAAAACTTTATTTGAACATCTTTCCATGTTCCATTAGCTAATATAATCTCATCTCCCGGACTAGCTTCCTTGATACTTTTATTCAATTCATCAATATTATTGACTAAAACACCTTTCTGACTTAGATTTTGGCAGCTAGCAAATAGCAGCAATGCACCAATGGTTATTAATAAGCTTTTTTTCATTTTAGGTTTGTTAAATTTTTCGTTTTAAACTGGGTTACTAGAGTATAAATTAAGTTGGTGAATACTATTCAATATAACGTATTCGGGTATTGTTTCTTTGAAACGGATCGGGTCTTGGAACAGCAGATAATAATGATTGTGTATAAAGGTGTTTAGGCTTAGTACAAATCAATTCTGAATCGCCCACTTCTACTATCTCGCCTTTGTACATTACCGCTACACGGTCACAGAAATATCGTACTACAGAGATATCATGGGTTACAAAAATAAAACTGAGGTCCATCTGTTCTTGAAGATTCAGCAGCAAGTCAAGTGTTTTTGAGCGTAAGCTTAAATCAAGTGCAGAAGTCGGTTCGTCTGCTATAATAATTCTAGGATTAGGGCCAATTGCTCTTGCTATGGCCACACGCTGCCTTTGTCCTCCAGAA
This sequence is a window from Arcticibacterium luteifluviistationis. Protein-coding genes within it:
- a CDS encoding chondroitinase-B domain-containing protein — protein: MKKSLLITIGALLLFASCQNLSQKGVLVNNIDELNKSIKEASPGDEIILANGTWKDVQIKFYGIGTKEQPISLRAETPGEVFIEGQSYLHLGGENLLVSGLYFRNGYTPSSGIIRYKIGEDSVANHSTVTNCVIDGFTQPSRLTSDRWVEFYGRHNQMDHCYIAGKSNDGNTLMVYHTGNENTNNHHQIVYNYFGPRPRKGGPRGETVRMGNPQMTPGYVNVSNNFFDACNGEVEIVSDKADYNTFRNNIFYKCEGSLVLRHANYGTVDGNIFIGGDDSPFYGGIRIVNTGHWITNNYFYKIRGEEFRSPIALMNGIPNSILNRYKQVTDAVIAYNTWVDCKSPWQLGVGQNRASAGVLPASEIRSLPPIRTTLANNLIYNTKEDASPIAKHDEIDGILFKNNILDNNGSVYSDYGVLRNEHVAMKRVNEWLYAPLESQNLFLDDTFAGYDFKRIEKDLFGDSRAEKSRVGAINNLTTAEGFVIDKKKYGPDWYSTDKVPTVPNMLSATSAAGELAKTIASAKSGDIIDLSDEVYLLDAPLKIDKEITLRRKGENKAQLIYKGAANTPAFEMNPKGIIKLDNISIKGEKNQLAFAPLAENMSSAYYLFLNNCDIDGFDYVLRASKGSFADSITVSNSNIQNCNNGIVLAADEKGDYNAEMVTFENCKFTNIGQNVINFYRGGYDESTIGGYLRVLDSSFEKCGSSEKSGQLLKTRGIINVDISGNTFRNNQVKLIALLWGEKNNHHSENVVTNSGIIKVEQQLKLDILY